A region of Mycolicibacterium brumae DNA encodes the following proteins:
- a CDS encoding DUF2339 domain-containing protein — MADPNPAAVAVLSRLSGECAALSDRLTAMAGELTELQSAFGVAVPAQPATPPPVLPQPAVPQPAMPYPAQPVAAYPAAQYPSRREGWAPPTVAYQPFPSTPSTPSAPKPPRPDRGSGWVGKLLAVAGVGVTLIGVALLLVLAAQAGILRPEIRVIGGAVLAGALVAGAIRFNRRPGGRTGAIALAATGVAAAYLDVIAVCTIYGWIPAPVALLLAFGLAGAGMVLARRWDSQALGLLVLIPLTVLAPIVTDGLDLRLIGFMLIASAASLPFQLAKNWGWIFAARTVAVTLPLLAGLAGVHRTAEHAWLIGGACALAAALALAGALLVLPTVTNRVAIALWTVVGTLPVLVAPAGVGRTAAVLMLFVLAVTLLTIVALAHRLPGVPGPVATIWSALAAAAMMIAAVVLFDGPVRVAVILALALLVALAAERVSSARWISVAVGAFGFLGYLAYVPPEHLVRAHELDGGPATAVLVSSVLLIGCVAVQLLAYARSAAAATAPDGTRADLRPWFVMGGAVVLYAVTAFMVVAGVLIGGTEGGFLAGHVLATICWVIAAAVLLVLALRIRDAGTRNALVTGGMTLTAAAMAKLFLFDLGTLDGIFRVIVFIVVGLILLAMGAGYARTLAQQDSERVDR, encoded by the coding sequence ATGGCTGACCCCAATCCCGCCGCCGTCGCCGTGCTGTCGCGACTGTCCGGCGAATGCGCCGCGCTATCGGACCGGTTGACCGCGATGGCCGGCGAGCTGACCGAACTGCAGAGCGCCTTCGGCGTCGCGGTTCCCGCGCAACCCGCCACGCCGCCGCCTGTGCTGCCGCAGCCCGCGGTCCCGCAGCCGGCCATGCCGTACCCGGCGCAGCCCGTCGCCGCGTACCCGGCTGCCCAATACCCGTCCCGGCGAGAAGGTTGGGCCCCGCCCACCGTGGCGTACCAGCCTTTCCCGTCGACCCCGTCGACCCCGTCGGCGCCGAAGCCGCCGCGCCCCGATCGCGGGTCGGGCTGGGTCGGCAAGCTGCTCGCGGTCGCGGGCGTCGGGGTCACCCTGATCGGCGTGGCGCTACTGCTGGTGCTGGCCGCCCAGGCCGGCATCCTGCGCCCGGAGATCCGCGTCATCGGCGGGGCGGTGCTGGCCGGGGCCCTGGTCGCCGGGGCGATCCGGTTCAACCGCCGCCCCGGCGGCCGCACCGGCGCGATCGCGCTGGCCGCCACCGGCGTCGCCGCCGCCTACCTCGACGTCATCGCCGTCTGCACCATCTACGGGTGGATTCCCGCGCCGGTCGCCCTGCTGCTGGCCTTCGGCCTGGCCGGCGCCGGCATGGTGCTCGCCCGGCGCTGGGATTCCCAGGCTCTCGGACTGCTGGTGCTGATCCCGCTGACCGTGCTGGCCCCGATCGTCACCGATGGTCTGGACCTGCGTCTGATCGGATTCATGCTGATCGCCTCGGCCGCCAGCCTGCCGTTCCAACTCGCCAAGAACTGGGGCTGGATCTTCGCGGCCCGCACCGTCGCGGTGACGCTGCCGCTGCTCGCCGGGCTGGCCGGCGTCCACCGCACCGCCGAGCATGCCTGGCTGATCGGCGGGGCCTGCGCGCTGGCCGCCGCGCTGGCGCTCGCCGGCGCCCTGCTGGTGCTGCCGACGGTCACCAACCGGGTGGCCATCGCGCTGTGGACCGTCGTCGGGACGCTGCCGGTGCTGGTCGCGCCGGCCGGAGTCGGCAGGACCGCCGCGGTGCTGATGCTGTTCGTCCTGGCCGTGACGCTGCTGACCATCGTGGCGCTGGCGCACCGGCTGCCCGGCGTGCCGGGCCCGGTCGCGACCATCTGGTCGGCGCTGGCCGCGGCCGCCATGATGATCGCCGCCGTCGTGCTGTTCGACGGACCGGTCCGCGTCGCGGTCATCCTCGCCCTGGCGCTGCTGGTCGCGCTGGCCGCCGAACGCGTGAGCTCCGCCCGCTGGATCTCGGTTGCCGTCGGCGCGTTCGGGTTCCTCGGCTACCTGGCCTACGTCCCGCCGGAGCACCTGGTCCGCGCCCACGAGCTCGACGGGGGACCGGCCACCGCCGTTCTGGTGTCCAGCGTGCTGCTGATCGGCTGCGTGGCCGTGCAACTGCTGGCCTACGCCCGCTCCGCCGCCGCAGCGACCGCGCCGGACGGCACGCGCGCCGACCTGCGCCCGTGGTTCGTCATGGGCGGCGCGGTGGTGCTGTACGCGGTGACGGCGTTCATGGTGGTGGCCGGGGTGCTGATCGGCGGGACCGAGGGCGGATTCCTGGCCGGACACGTGCTGGCCACCATCTGCTGGGTGATTGCGGCGGCGGTGCTGCTGGTGCTGGCCCTGCGGATCCGCGACGCCGGAACCCGCAATGCGCTGGTCACCGGTGGTATGACCCTCACCGC
- a CDS encoding response regulator: MTTETPAPTVMVVDDHPIWRDAVARDLADEGFTVVATADGVAAARRRAAVVLPDVVVMDMQLADGDGVRATAEVLAVSPASRILVLSASGEQDDVLQAVKAGATGYLVKSASKAELSEAVRATAAGRAVFTPGLAGLVLGEYRRMGRTRKAAPMLSERETEILRYVAKGMTAKQIAEKLSLSHRTVENHVQSTFKKLQLANRVELTRYAIRHGLDKEP, from the coding sequence ATGACGACGGAAACCCCCGCCCCGACGGTCATGGTCGTCGACGACCACCCGATCTGGCGCGACGCCGTGGCCCGGGACCTGGCCGATGAGGGCTTCACCGTGGTGGCCACCGCCGACGGGGTGGCAGCCGCCAGGCGGCGGGCCGCGGTGGTGCTGCCCGACGTGGTGGTGATGGATATGCAACTGGCCGACGGCGACGGGGTTCGCGCCACCGCTGAGGTGCTCGCGGTGTCCCCGGCCAGCCGGATCCTGGTGCTCTCGGCCTCCGGCGAACAAGACGATGTGCTGCAGGCCGTCAAGGCGGGCGCCACCGGATACCTGGTCAAGAGCGCGTCGAAAGCCGAACTGTCCGAGGCGGTCCGGGCCACCGCTGCCGGGCGCGCGGTGTTCACCCCCGGACTGGCCGGGCTGGTGCTGGGGGAGTACCGGCGAATGGGCCGCACCCGCAAGGCCGCGCCTATGCTCAGCGAGCGGGAGACCGAAATCCTGCGATACGTGGCGAAGGGGATGACCGCCAAGCAGATCGCCGAGAAGCTGTCGCTGAGCCACCGGACGGTGGAGAACCACGTCCAATCGACGTTCAAGAAGCTGCAACTCGCCAATCGGGTAGAGCTGACCCGCTACGCCATCCGGCACGGCCTGGACAAGGAACCCTGA
- the macS gene encoding MacS family sensor histidine kinase, with product MAAQGPDPAAPLWRAAQVFRLLGYLYALGFQIAVNGDLERPLLAWSMFAGLTVWTVFCAVAYLHGFGRRPGWVIAELAVSLALLFGTLLVASPDWVADNQSLPTTLWLTNATVSAAILWGPVGGVLTAALIMAAYALEKGAVEVNLGRSAGLVIELAVGLAVGLAARTARRVHAELERAARLTAAASERERLARQMHDGVIQVLALVARRGREIGGPTAELAELAAEQERVLRRFAHTGDLAVRPTADGDADGRIDLRPLLDRYAGDRVTVAMPATAVPLPAEDATELAAAVRNALDNVALHAGLDARAYVLVEDLDDEVVVSVRDDGAGIAPGRLEAARAEGRMGIDKSIVGRLSALAGTAVLHSDDEGTEWELTVPRSAGKAQR from the coding sequence ATGGCGGCGCAAGGTCCTGATCCGGCCGCTCCGCTGTGGCGCGCTGCCCAGGTGTTTCGTCTCCTCGGTTACCTCTACGCGCTGGGCTTCCAAATTGCCGTCAACGGCGATCTGGAACGCCCCCTCCTCGCCTGGTCAATGTTTGCTGGCCTCACGGTGTGGACCGTCTTTTGTGCGGTCGCCTATTTGCACGGGTTCGGCCGCCGGCCGGGGTGGGTGATCGCAGAGCTGGCCGTTTCGCTGGCGCTGCTGTTCGGCACGCTGCTGGTGGCCTCCCCGGACTGGGTGGCCGACAACCAGTCCCTGCCGACCACCTTGTGGCTGACCAACGCCACCGTGTCGGCGGCCATCCTGTGGGGTCCGGTCGGCGGCGTGCTGACCGCCGCGCTGATCATGGCCGCCTACGCGCTGGAGAAGGGCGCGGTCGAGGTCAACCTGGGCCGTAGCGCCGGGCTGGTCATCGAACTCGCGGTCGGCCTGGCGGTGGGCCTGGCCGCGCGCACGGCGCGCCGCGTCCACGCCGAACTGGAGCGGGCGGCCCGGCTCACCGCCGCCGCGTCCGAGCGGGAGCGGCTGGCCCGGCAGATGCACGACGGGGTGATCCAGGTGCTCGCGCTGGTCGCCCGACGCGGCCGGGAGATCGGCGGGCCGACCGCCGAACTCGCCGAACTCGCCGCCGAACAGGAGCGGGTGCTGCGGCGCTTCGCGCACACCGGTGACCTGGCCGTGCGCCCCACCGCCGACGGGGACGCCGACGGCCGGATCGACCTGCGCCCCCTGCTGGACCGCTACGCCGGGGACCGGGTGACCGTCGCGATGCCGGCCACCGCCGTGCCGCTGCCCGCCGAGGACGCGACCGAACTGGCCGCCGCGGTCCGCAACGCCCTCGACAACGTCGCCCTGCACGCCGGTCTCGACGCGCGGGCCTACGTGCTGGTCGAGGATCTCGACGACGAAGTGGTGGTCAGCGTCCGCGATGACGGAGCCGGCATCGCCCCCGGCAGACTGGAAGCCGCCCGCGCCGAGGGCCGGATGGGCATCGACAAATCCATCGTCGGTCGACTCTCGGCGCTGGCCGGAACGGCCGTGCTGCACAGCGACGACGAGGGCACCGAGTGGGAGCTGACCGTGCCTCGGTCAGCCGGGAAGGCACAGCGATGA
- a CDS encoding HdeD family acid-resistance protein, with amino-acid sequence MCQDSPMTTSTPQRGTIIPELVSPLWKSSVVSGLLAIILGVIVLAWPGKTLLVTAILFGAYLLISGIAQVVFAFAIHASAGSRVLMFISGAASIVLGFLALKSFGGNESDGGLTAIMLLAIWIGVGFIFRGVATTGTAVGDPDLPGRGWAIFFGVITTLAGIVMMVAPFSSIVMLTLVVGAWLIVLGAFEIGSALALKKEAGKSPV; translated from the coding sequence TTGTGTCAAGATTCGCCCATGACTACTAGCACGCCCCAACGCGGCACCATCATTCCCGAACTGGTGAGCCCGCTGTGGAAATCCTCTGTTGTGTCCGGCCTTCTGGCCATCATCCTCGGCGTCATCGTCCTGGCCTGGCCCGGTAAGACGCTGCTCGTCACCGCCATCCTGTTCGGCGCCTACCTGCTGATCAGCGGTATCGCCCAGGTGGTCTTCGCGTTCGCGATCCACGCCTCGGCCGGTAGCCGGGTGCTGATGTTCATCAGCGGCGCCGCCAGCATCGTGCTGGGCTTCCTGGCGCTGAAGAGCTTCGGTGGCAACGAAAGCGACGGTGGCCTGACTGCCATCATGCTGCTGGCCATCTGGATCGGCGTCGGCTTCATCTTCCGCGGCGTGGCCACCACCGGCACCGCCGTCGGCGACCCCGACCTGCCGGGCCGCGGCTGGGCGATCTTCTTCGGCGTCATCACCACGCTGGCCGGCATCGTCATGATGGTCGCGCCGTTCTCCTCGATCGTGATGCTGACCCTGGTGGTCGGCGCGTGGCTGATCGTGCTCGGCGCTTTCGAGATCGGTTCGGCGCTGGCGCTCAAGAAGGAAGCCGGCAAGTCCCCGGTCTGA
- a CDS encoding cytochrome ubiquinol oxidase subunit I: MDALDVARWQFGITTVYHFIFVPLTIGLAPLIAVMQTIWHITGRHEWYRLTRFFGKLFLINFAIGVATGIVQEFQFGMNWSEYSRFVGDIFGAPLAMEGLVAFFFESTFIGLWIFGWSRLPRAVHLACIWIVAFAVNASAFFIIAANSFMQHPVGAVYNPDTGRAELTSIVALFTNNTAIWAFLHAVAASMLTAAIFVAAVSAWWMVRDRRRADEDAGHPVPAAPESDAVRMFRPATILGCWVALVASFGLLFTGDVQGKLMFQQQPMKMASAESLCHTETDPKFSVLTVGTHNSCDGVIHVLEVPFVLPYLAEGQFSGVTLEGVEDLQKAAEEKFGPGNYRPNLFVTYWSFRAMIGFMVLPGLFALAALWMTRRGRIPNQRWFSGFALLSLPMPFLASSAGWVFTEMGRQPWVVAPNPDGDQAIRLTVQDGVSNHSAGMVWTSLILFTLTYAVLAVAWSYLLRRYIAAGPQEHDAEPAPAVTPGDDDVEPLSFAY, encoded by the coding sequence ATGGACGCACTAGACGTCGCACGGTGGCAGTTCGGCATCACCACCGTCTACCACTTCATCTTCGTGCCGCTGACCATCGGCCTGGCCCCGCTCATCGCGGTCATGCAGACCATCTGGCACATCACCGGCCGCCACGAGTGGTACCGACTGACCAGATTCTTCGGGAAGCTGTTCCTGATCAACTTCGCGATCGGCGTCGCCACCGGCATCGTGCAGGAGTTCCAGTTCGGGATGAACTGGAGCGAGTACTCCCGCTTCGTCGGCGACATCTTCGGCGCCCCGCTGGCCATGGAAGGCCTGGTCGCCTTCTTCTTCGAATCCACCTTCATCGGCCTGTGGATCTTCGGCTGGAGCCGACTGCCCCGCGCGGTGCACCTGGCCTGCATCTGGATCGTGGCGTTCGCGGTGAACGCCTCGGCGTTCTTCATCATCGCCGCCAACTCGTTCATGCAGCATCCCGTCGGCGCCGTCTACAACCCGGACACCGGCCGCGCCGAACTCACCAGCATCGTCGCGCTGTTCACCAACAACACCGCGATCTGGGCGTTCCTGCACGCGGTGGCCGCCTCCATGTTGACCGCCGCGATCTTCGTCGCCGCGGTCAGCGCCTGGTGGATGGTCCGCGACCGGCGCCGCGCCGACGAGGACGCCGGCCACCCGGTCCCGGCGGCCCCGGAATCCGACGCGGTGCGGATGTTCCGGCCGGCCACCATTCTCGGCTGCTGGGTTGCGCTGGTGGCGTCCTTCGGGCTGCTGTTCACCGGGGACGTGCAGGGCAAACTGATGTTCCAGCAGCAGCCGATGAAGATGGCGTCGGCGGAATCGTTGTGCCACACCGAAACCGATCCGAAGTTCTCGGTGCTGACCGTCGGCACGCACAACAGCTGTGACGGCGTCATCCACGTCCTCGAGGTGCCGTTCGTGCTGCCGTATCTGGCCGAGGGCCAGTTCAGCGGGGTGACGCTGGAAGGCGTCGAGGATCTGCAGAAGGCCGCCGAGGAGAAGTTCGGTCCCGGCAACTACCGGCCGAACCTGTTCGTCACCTACTGGTCGTTCCGGGCGATGATCGGGTTCATGGTGCTGCCCGGGTTGTTCGCGCTGGCGGCGCTGTGGATGACCCGGCGCGGCCGGATCCCCAATCAGCGCTGGTTCTCCGGGTTCGCCCTGCTCAGCCTGCCGATGCCGTTCCTTGCCAGCTCCGCCGGCTGGGTGTTCACCGAGATGGGACGCCAGCCGTGGGTGGTCGCGCCCAACCCGGACGGAGATCAGGCGATCCGGCTGACGGTGCAGGACGGGGTGTCCAACCATTCGGCGGGGATGGTGTGGACCTCGCTGATCCTGTTCACCCTGACCTACGCGGTGCTCGCGGTGGCCTGGTCCTATTTGCTGCGCCGCTACATCGCGGCGGGCCCGCAGGAGCACGACGCCGAGCCCGCTCCGGCGGTCACCCCGGGCGACGACGACGTCGAACCCCTGTCGTTCGCCTACTAG
- the cydB gene encoding cytochrome d ubiquinol oxidase subunit II: protein MGLEQFWFITVAALFVGFFILEGFDFGVGMLMGPLGRMAARRGEDAERHRRAALNTIGPVWDGNEVWLITAGGAMFAAFPGWYATVFSTLYLPLLLILFGMILRVVAIEWRGKINDPNWRRWADIGIAAGSWLPAVLWGVAFAILVRGLPVAEDQQVWDLSFFDVINVYTLLGGLATCALFLLHGAAFLALKSSGTVREDALSAARRISAPALVVIGGFGLWTEFAYGKPWTWIVFAAAALSLVGSILLLRNGTRDGWAFVATTVTVLLVITMLFGDLYPNLVPSTLNPDWSLTIHNASSSPYTLKIMTWAAVIVAPLVICYQGWTYWVFRQRISADRIPEPIGLPR, encoded by the coding sequence ATGGGTCTCGAACAGTTCTGGTTCATCACGGTCGCCGCGCTCTTCGTCGGCTTCTTCATCCTGGAGGGCTTCGACTTCGGCGTCGGCATGCTGATGGGCCCGCTGGGCCGGATGGCCGCGCGCCGGGGTGAGGACGCCGAGCGACACCGGCGCGCGGCGCTGAACACCATCGGCCCGGTCTGGGACGGAAACGAGGTGTGGCTGATCACCGCCGGTGGCGCCATGTTCGCCGCGTTCCCCGGCTGGTACGCGACGGTGTTCTCGACGTTGTACCTGCCGCTGCTGCTGATCCTGTTCGGGATGATCCTGCGGGTGGTGGCGATCGAGTGGCGCGGCAAGATCAACGACCCGAACTGGCGGCGCTGGGCCGATATCGGCATCGCCGCAGGCTCCTGGCTGCCCGCGGTCCTGTGGGGTGTCGCGTTCGCCATCCTGGTCCGCGGCCTGCCGGTCGCCGAGGATCAGCAGGTCTGGGACTTGTCCTTCTTCGACGTGATCAACGTCTACACGCTGCTCGGCGGGCTGGCCACGTGCGCGCTGTTCCTGCTGCACGGAGCGGCGTTCCTGGCGCTCAAGAGCAGCGGGACGGTGCGCGAGGACGCGCTGTCCGCGGCGCGCCGGATCTCGGCGCCCGCGCTGGTCGTCATCGGCGGGTTCGGATTGTGGACCGAGTTCGCCTACGGCAAGCCGTGGACATGGATCGTGTTCGCCGCGGCCGCGCTGAGCCTGGTCGGCTCGATCCTGTTGCTGCGCAACGGAACCCGTGACGGGTGGGCGTTCGTCGCGACGACGGTCACCGTGCTGCTGGTCATCACCATGCTCTTCGGCGACCTGTACCCGAACCTGGTGCCATCGACGTTGAACCCGGACTGGAGCCTGACGATCCATAACGCCTCGTCGAGCCCGTACACGCTGAAGATCATGACCTGGGCCGCGGTGATCGTCGCTCCGCTGGTGATCTGCTACCAGGGCTGGACCTATTGGGTGTTCCGGCAGCGGATTTCCGCCGACCGGATCCCCGAGCCCATCGGTCTGCCGAGGTAG